Within the Thermanaeromonas toyohensis ToBE genome, the region CGTATAACTGTTTTTTTCTATGTATTATCCTTACTCACCTTTATCCTAGTACTACCGGCAGCCGAAGCTGGCGGCCTCCTCCTTTCTACTGCCTTCCCAGGGATCGAGGTGCGGCCAGGGGAAACGGTAACCTTTCCCCTAGAAATACGCAATTATGGGGAACCGCAAAAGGTGGACCTGCAAGTGGTCTCGGGACCCAAAGGATGGTCCACCAGTTTTAAGGGCGGTGGAATGATTGTTAACCAAGTCTTTGCTACTGATAAGGAACCCGCTAAAGTGGACTTCCAGGTGGAGGTGCCACAAGAGGCTAAGCCCGGCAATTATAGCTTCGTTATTCAGGCTAGCGGCCCGGGAGGTAGTTCTTCCTTGTCCCTAAAGCTTTTGATTAAGGAAACTCCCAGCGGTAACGATAAGATGACTACCCAGTATCCGGTGTTGAGCGGCACCAGCACCACCACCTTCCAGTTCCGCGTAGACCTTACCAACAACGGTGCCCAGGAGAAATCCTATAGTTTAAATGCCCAGGCTCCTCCCGGCTGGCAAGTTACCTTCAGCCCTGCCTATGAAAGCAAACAGATTGCAAGCTTAAGCTTAAAGCCCGGGCAAAGCCAAGGCCTGGACGTAACTGTAAAACCTCCGCAAGGTGTCAAAGCCGGCACTTATAACATTCCTATTGAGGCAGTATCCGGTAATAGCAAGGCTGGGGTAGTACTCAAGGTGGTTATTACCGGCACGTACAGCTTGGAAATAACTACTCCTACTGAACGTTTCAATGCTGAGGCCACAGCTGGTGTAGAAAGCCCGGTAACCTTAATAATTAAAAACACTGGTAGCTCCGATATACAAAACGTTACCTTTTCCGCTACTCCTCCTACCAACTGGGCAGTAACCTTTAAGCCGGATACCATTGACGTGCTCCCGGCGGGAGAAAGCCGTCAGGTTACTGCTTTCATTAAGCCTTCCAAGGAAGCTATAGCCGGAGATTACGTAGTTAATATTACGGCCAACTCTCCAGCGGCCAGTACTACAGCTACCTTTAGAATTAGCGTAAAAACTTCCACCCTCTGGGGAGTAGTAGGGGTGCTCCTAGTTTTAGGCGTTATAGGTGGCGTGGCCTGGACTTTCCACAAATATGGGCGGAGGTAAACTATGGGTACCCGTTCGCCTATTATAATTACAGAAAATCTAACTAAACACTATGGCTCAGTGGTAGCCGTTCAGGATCTTAACCTGAAGATTTACGAAGGTGAGATCTTCGGTCTTTTGGGCCCTAATGGTGCAGGAAAGACCACCACTATCTTGATGCTTCTTGGTCTTACTGAACCTACCGCCGGCCGGGCCCTCGTGGCCGGCTTAGACCCTACTCGCAACGCCTTAGCGGTCAAGCGCCTGGTAGGTTATTTGCCTGACAATGTGGGTTTTTACGATGATTTAACGGCCAAAGAAAACCTACTGTATACCGGGCGCTTAAACCAGATCCCTGAAACTGAATTAGAACATCGCGTAAAAGCCGCACTAGAGCAGGTAGGGCTAGCGGACCATGGTGACCGCAAGGTGAGGGAATTCTCTCGAGGAATGCGCCAACGGTTAGGAATCGCCGACTTGATAGTTAAAGATCCTCGCATATTTATCCTGGACGAACCGACCCTGGGGATAGATCCCGAGGGCGTACGCGAGCTTCTAGCCTTAATTGTCCGCTTATCCCGAGAAAAGGGGAAGACCATCCTTATATCCTCCCATCTCTTGCACCAGATCCAGCAGATCTGCGACCGGGTAGGTATCTTTGTGGCGGGCAGGCTCCTGGCAGTAGGCCCCCTGGAAAGCCTGGGCCGGCAAGTCATGGCTGGGAAACCCCTGGAGATCGAACTCCAGGTGGAACCCTTTAACCACGGACTTCTGGAAGTTTTCCGGTCCTTAGAAGGTGTAGAGCAAGTAGAAACCCAGGGACCATATATACGCTTGCGCTGCGTTAAAGGCCAAGACGTACGGCCCCAGTTAACCTGGCTCCTGGCGGAAAGAAAGGTTTCTATCCTCCACTTGCGGGCACGGGGTCATGACCTGGATGACATTTACTTAGAATACTTTCAGGGCGAGGGAAGGGTATGAAGGATTGGCAGGTCAAACTCAAGGAATTTATCAATTGGTGGCGTGAAGCTTTCCGTAGCAGTGGCGGCTTAAAGGTAATATTCTTCAAAGAACTGGCCGATAACTTAAGCAGCACCCGCATGGGCATCCTCTTCTCCCTGGTAGCGGTAGCTTGCCTCTCCGCTCTGTATGTGGCTGCCCAAAGCATCCGCCAGTCGGTAGGCCAGGAAGGCTCCGCTTTTGTTTTCCTACGCCTTTTTACCACCAGCGGAGGATCCTTGCCCCCCTTTATCTCCTTTCTTTCCTTTTTAGGGCCCCTGCTGGGTCTAGCATTGGGGTTCGATGCTATAAACGGAGAATACAATAAGCGCACTTTAAGCAGGCTTTTGGCCCAGCCCATCTACCGGGATGATGTGATAAACGGTAAGTTTCTGGCGGGTATAGCCGTATTGGCTATTATGATCGCTGCCTTGGGGCTGCTAGTAGCCGGGCTGGGTTTGGTATTTATCGGTGTCCCCCCCAGGGGTGAAGAGATAGGACGTATTTTGGCTTACCTCATGGTGAGCATAATTTATGTGGCCTTTTGGTTAAGTATATCCCTGCTCTTTTCTTTGCTTTTCCGCCAGGCGGCTACCTCGGCACTGGCAGGGATAGCTGTGTGGCTGTTCTGTGCTATATTTGCTCCCATGCTAGCCGGTATTATCGCCGATGGCCTTTTCCCTGCAGGTGAGAACGCCCCAGCGGAGCTTATCTTACGTAACGCTGTCTGGAAGCAAAATCTTAGCCGTCTTTCGCCTACCACCCTCTATGATGAAGCCACCTTATATCTGCTTAATCCCGGTGTACGCACCTTGGGACCGGTGCTTATTCAACAGGTGATCGGCGCCATCCCCGGGTTCCTTCCTTTAAGTCAAAGTTTGCTCCTTATATGGCCCCACCTGGTAGGGCTTATAGCAGGAACCCTCATCATTTTCGCCCTTGCTTATTATTACTTCATGCGGCAGGAAATACGGACCAGTTAAGCTTAAGAAAGGCCCGGCCTTCCTGAAAAGGGGTTAGAAACCGTAGCAAGCCTCCGACTCATGAGTTTATTTTACCCAGCCCTTCTCCACCACCAGACTTAACAATGATCCCGCCAGGAAGGCAACCCCCATGTTCCAGGTGGCAAAAGCCGCGGTAACCAAGGTAACGAAAAATTCCTCCCGGCTGGCGGCCCCCGGTTTTGCCGTTACAGCCAGCTCCGCTCCAGCAAAAAACAAAATCACGCCCAAAACGGCTGGGGGAAAAAGCTGAAAAATGAGATGGACTCCCTGGGCCAGGAAGAGAGCCACGACCAGAACCAGGAATCCTAAAATTACCAGGGCACCACCGGTCCGAGCCCCGAAACGCACGTGACCGGCCATTCCCCCGGCACCATGACACATGGGTACCCCGCCAAACAGAGGAGCCCACAGGTTCAATAAACCGGTAGAAAGGGCAATCCGGCGTGCGGAAAGGGGGCGGTGAGGAAAAAGTTCGTTATTTTCGGCCACCACAGCAATAACCGCATTGCCCAAAGTCAAGGGAACCTGGGGCAAAGCCAGAAGCAGTGAACCCTTGACCAGTTCCGGCCAGGTTAGCTTATTCAAGGTAAAGGAGGGCAAAGAGAAACCTATGTTCTTCTTTACTTCCACCAATAGGGCCGGATTACCAGCAAGGCTGGCTGCCATTCCTAAGGCCAACAACAAGAACATTGCCGGAAATTTTCGGTTATCCAGCAAAGCGAACGTCAAAATAAAAGCTACAGCGGCAAGGAAGTAATTGGTGGCCATGGAGCGCAGGCCTTCCAGCATGAAGGTTAAGCCTAAGCCCAAGACAATACCCTGGACAACTGGCCTTTTAGCCAGGGCCGTCACCCGGTCTATGAGGCCAGTAAGGCCCAACAGCAACCATACTAATCCGGTAGTTAGACCGGCTCCCCAAACAGTCGCCGGAGTGAACCCCCCTACTCCCGTCACCGCGCTGATCCCGATGGCCTTCATGGGTTGAACCGGTATAGGGGTTTTATAGAAAAGACCGGTAACGATCTTGGCTACTCCAAAGGCAAAAAGGAGCCCACCGGGGTCCATCTTTAGTATCGTAATATAAGCCAGCACAAAAGGGACGAGGGTCCCCAGGTCGCCAAAGGCACCGGCCCATTCCCTTAAATCATACCGATTACCACCCAAGCTCTCCCCCAGTCTTGAAACCCACCTTAACACTCTATTTGCGACCTCCCCCAGAGTGGATACCTGTAGCGCTATGTTTTAACCAACATAACGATCTAAAATTAAATTCGATCACCAGTAACGAATATCCTGCAAATCCATATCCCTGTCCTATTTACTCTATTCCACTCGTTGGTATTCCTTAAGGGAACACTATCATCCTATATATTGTTGCGCTAACCACAGGTTAACAAATTAAGAATAAC harbors:
- a CDS encoding putative sulfate/molybdate transporter, with protein sequence MGGNRYDLREWAGAFGDLGTLVPFVLAYITILKMDPGGLLFAFGVAKIVTGLFYKTPIPVQPMKAIGISAVTGVGGFTPATVWGAGLTTGLVWLLLGLTGLIDRVTALAKRPVVQGIVLGLGLTFMLEGLRSMATNYFLAAVAFILTFALLDNRKFPAMFLLLALGMAASLAGNPALLVEVKKNIGFSLPSFTLNKLTWPELVKGSLLLALPQVPLTLGNAVIAVVAENNELFPHRPLSARRIALSTGLLNLWAPLFGGVPMCHGAGGMAGHVRFGARTGGALVILGFLVLVVALFLAQGVHLIFQLFPPAVLGVILFFAGAELAVTAKPGAASREEFFVTLVTAAFATWNMGVAFLAGSLLSLVVEKGWVK
- a CDS encoding ABC transporter ATP-binding protein codes for the protein MGTRSPIIITENLTKHYGSVVAVQDLNLKIYEGEIFGLLGPNGAGKTTTILMLLGLTEPTAGRALVAGLDPTRNALAVKRLVGYLPDNVGFYDDLTAKENLLYTGRLNQIPETELEHRVKAALEQVGLADHGDRKVREFSRGMRQRLGIADLIVKDPRIFILDEPTLGIDPEGVRELLALIVRLSREKGKTILISSHLLHQIQQICDRVGIFVAGRLLAVGPLESLGRQVMAGKPLEIELQVEPFNHGLLEVFRSLEGVEQVETQGPYIRLRCVKGQDVRPQLTWLLAERKVSILHLRARGHDLDDIYLEYFQGEGRV
- a CDS encoding ABC transporter permease, whose product is MKDWQVKLKEFINWWREAFRSSGGLKVIFFKELADNLSSTRMGILFSLVAVACLSALYVAAQSIRQSVGQEGSAFVFLRLFTTSGGSLPPFISFLSFLGPLLGLALGFDAINGEYNKRTLSRLLAQPIYRDDVINGKFLAGIAVLAIMIAALGLLVAGLGLVFIGVPPRGEEIGRILAYLMVSIIYVAFWLSISLLFSLLFRQAATSALAGIAVWLFCAIFAPMLAGIIADGLFPAGENAPAELILRNAVWKQNLSRLSPTTLYDEATLYLLNPGVRTLGPVLIQQVIGAIPGFLPLSQSLLLIWPHLVGLIAGTLIIFALAYYYFMRQEIRTS
- a CDS encoding NEW3 domain-containing protein, which codes for MSKMPIRSISRITVFFYVLSLLTFILVLPAAEAGGLLLSTAFPGIEVRPGETVTFPLEIRNYGEPQKVDLQVVSGPKGWSTSFKGGGMIVNQVFATDKEPAKVDFQVEVPQEAKPGNYSFVIQASGPGGSSSLSLKLLIKETPSGNDKMTTQYPVLSGTSTTTFQFRVDLTNNGAQEKSYSLNAQAPPGWQVTFSPAYESKQIASLSLKPGQSQGLDVTVKPPQGVKAGTYNIPIEAVSGNSKAGVVLKVVITGTYSLEITTPTERFNAEATAGVESPVTLIIKNTGSSDIQNVTFSATPPTNWAVTFKPDTIDVLPAGESRQVTAFIKPSKEAIAGDYVVNITANSPAASTTATFRISVKTSTLWGVVGVLLVLGVIGGVAWTFHKYGRR